The following are encoded in a window of Acidobacteriota bacterium genomic DNA:
- a CDS encoding tetratricopeptide repeat protein has protein sequence MNKQQFNARLKRAGSDAERISLHDAYAEELFNKGNYPEAARVYGEALGIVRQKNIKAYFAGQVGICHFNNGEDKKAFEYLLKSARLFDPRKPEFMQDMYGFIFFHLGSLYEYHGKTAKSLEARKRCEEQIDSQEKDTQWMLYAGLSRNYEAMGKHGEAIRYSQKAIQVLSDNDPGLAYLYESMANNYLGLGQHQEAIKHYSKVLELDPRFERRDEIHAKLAECYRKLSNYTMAIETYEKILKLKQLTSRSRDLAWIYLKMAECHFRTNSFEKSLLIALETLHRNPQDVLEKAEARSFLTDNYYELGRYKEAVEEGEATLRLAKRFPNDDLFYVRMALACHKLGDRKAFARYRSLFRKLFKDDNWNKQLDKLS, from the coding sequence GTGAACAAACAACAGTTCAACGCCAGACTGAAAAGAGCCGGGTCCGACGCGGAGAGGATCTCGCTCCACGACGCCTACGCCGAAGAGCTCTTCAACAAGGGAAACTACCCGGAGGCCGCCCGGGTCTACGGCGAGGCGCTCGGGATCGTCCGACAGAAGAACATCAAGGCCTATTTCGCCGGCCAGGTCGGGATCTGCCACTTCAACAACGGGGAGGACAAGAAGGCTTTCGAGTACCTGCTCAAATCGGCCAGGCTTTTCGACCCCCGGAAGCCCGAATTCATGCAGGACATGTACGGGTTCATCTTCTTCCACCTCGGGTCGCTCTACGAATACCACGGGAAGACGGCCAAATCGCTCGAGGCCCGGAAGAGGTGCGAGGAGCAGATCGACAGCCAGGAGAAGGACACCCAGTGGATGCTCTACGCGGGGCTCAGCCGGAACTACGAGGCGATGGGGAAGCACGGCGAGGCGATCCGCTATTCCCAGAAAGCCATCCAGGTGCTGAGCGACAACGACCCGGGGCTCGCCTACCTCTACGAGAGCATGGCCAACAACTACCTGGGGCTCGGGCAGCACCAGGAGGCCATCAAGCACTATTCCAAGGTGCTGGAGCTGGATCCGCGCTTCGAGCGGCGCGACGAAATCCACGCGAAACTGGCCGAATGCTACCGGAAGCTGTCCAACTACACGATGGCGATCGAGACCTACGAGAAGATCCTCAAGCTGAAGCAGCTGACCTCCAGGAGCAGGGACCTGGCCTGGATCTACCTGAAAATGGCCGAGTGCCATTTCCGCACCAATTCCTTTGAAAAGTCGCTCCTGATCGCGCTGGAGACGCTGCACCGCAATCCCCAGGACGTCCTGGAGAAGGCGGAGGCCCGCAGCTTCCTGACCGACAATTACTACGAGCTCGGGCGCTACAAGGAGGCGGTGGAGGAGGGGGAAGCCACGCTCAGGCTGGCCAAACGGTTTCCCAACGACGATCTCTTCTACGTCCGCATGGCCCTCGCCTGCCACAAGCTGGGGGACAGAAAAGCCTTCGCCCGTTACCGCTCCCTGTTCCGGAAGCTCTTCAAGGACGACAACTGGAACAAGCAGCTCGACAAGCTGTCCTAG
- the lepB gene encoding signal peptidase I, whose protein sequence is MEFHKSTVREYFESIVITAIIALFATTFVVQAFKIPTGSMESNLLIGDHLLVNKLAYGITPGFLAKLLPYRTPRRGDVIVFKYPNNPEVAYVKRLIGMPGDKVEMVGRQIFINGEALEEDYTQYIDADSIYRHYGPYEVPEDQYFAMGDNRDNSQDSRFWGCVPRDYLLGKALVIYWSFETPRDEYLQTSASDRMKQFGDVFLNFFTKTRWERTARVIR, encoded by the coding sequence TTGGAATTCCATAAATCGACCGTACGCGAATATTTCGAATCGATCGTCATCACCGCCATCATCGCGCTCTTCGCCACCACCTTCGTGGTCCAGGCGTTCAAGATCCCGACCGGATCGATGGAATCGAACCTCCTCATCGGCGACCACCTCCTCGTCAACAAGCTCGCCTACGGCATCACCCCCGGCTTCCTGGCCAAACTGCTCCCTTACCGGACGCCCCGGCGGGGAGACGTCATCGTGTTCAAATATCCGAACAATCCCGAGGTCGCCTACGTCAAAAGGCTTATAGGGATGCCGGGAGACAAGGTCGAGATGGTCGGGCGGCAGATCTTCATCAACGGCGAGGCGCTCGAGGAGGACTACACCCAGTACATCGACGCCGACAGCATCTACCGCCATTACGGCCCGTACGAGGTCCCGGAGGACCAGTATTTTGCCATGGGGGACAACCGGGACAACAGCCAGGACAGCCGATTCTGGGGGTGCGTGCCGCGCGACTACCTGCTCGGGAAGGCGCTCGTGATCTACTGGTCCTTCGAAACCCCCAGGGACGAATATCTTCAAACCAGCGCTTCGGACAGGATGAAACAGTTTGGCGATGTCTTCCTCAACTTCTTCACGAAGACCCGGTGGGAACGGACGGCCAGGGTCATCCGCTAG